The sequence below is a genomic window from Pseudomonas cremoricolorata.
GGGTCACGCCGTTGTTCTTCGCCGCGCGCAGGTGCAGTTTGAGTTCGCCTTCGCGGTTCATGCCGATGAGCATGGCGATGGTAATCAAACTGCGCGTGTGGCGTGGCAGGCCTGGGCGGGTCCAGATGTCGCCCCAGGCGTGACGGGTGATCATGTCCTGGAATTCCTGGTTGAACGGCGTCAGTTTCTGCAGGCTGCGCTCGACGTGGGCATCGCCCAGTACTGCGCGGCGAACCTGCATGCCTTGCTCGTAGCGTTGTTGTTCGTCCATCAGTGATTCTCCTGGGCGCTGAAAGTGGAATGTTCGGCAATGGCCCGCCTGACCCAGTGGGTGGCCTGCCCCAGGTAGTGGGCAGGGTCTAGCAGGCGGTCAAGCTCATCGGCCGAGAGCTGGGCGCTGACCGCGCTGTTGGCACCCAGCACGCTGCGCAGCTGCGCGTGTTCCTCGACTGCCTGGCGGCAGCACTGCTCGATCAGGT
It includes:
- the pcaC gene encoding 4-carboxymuconolactone decarboxylase, which produces MDEQQRYEQGMQVRRAVLGDAHVERSLQKLTPFNQEFQDMITRHAWGDIWTRPGLPRHTRSLITIAMLIGMNREGELKLHLRAAKNNGVTRDEIKEVLMQSAIYCGIPAANATFHLAEDVWDELGVESLE